The Chitinophagaceae bacterium genome window below encodes:
- a CDS encoding CPBP family intramembrane metalloprotease yields MQSASIIKKGWLRVLLFLIAYFLVTVFGATLVGIVAAFAFPNPGELNLFYTTILLSFFVGLLLVLFFRKTFDRQSFNSLGFEWKGFGKERFAGFVAGILLITTMASILWLMNLLQWFTVDADIQGMFLVIGLLIIIAVGEELVFRGYILNNLMQSMPKEAALILSAVLFAVFHSLNPNFNLIAFINIFLAGILLGINYIYTKNLWFSVFFHFSWNFSQGPVLGFQVSGIELPTLLQQNIKGSILLTGGQFGLEASWLATVAMSITAIILYFIFQKKYSITPVE; encoded by the coding sequence ATGCAATCTGCTTCTATTATCAAAAAAGGCTGGCTCAGGGTTCTCCTGTTTCTTATTGCGTATTTTCTTGTAACTGTTTTTGGTGCAACACTGGTTGGAATTGTTGCAGCTTTTGCATTTCCCAATCCCGGAGAACTGAACCTGTTTTACACAACTATCCTTCTTAGTTTTTTTGTTGGATTACTCCTGGTCCTTTTTTTCAGAAAAACATTCGACAGGCAGAGTTTCAACAGCCTTGGTTTTGAATGGAAGGGTTTTGGTAAAGAAAGATTTGCGGGTTTTGTTGCAGGCATTTTATTAATCACAACTATGGCTTCGATTTTATGGCTGATGAATTTATTGCAATGGTTTACAGTTGATGCAGATATACAGGGCATGTTCCTTGTTATTGGTTTGCTTATCATTATTGCTGTTGGCGAAGAACTTGTGTTTCGTGGATATATCCTTAACAACCTGATGCAATCCATGCCAAAAGAAGCTGCGCTTATACTGTCGGCTGTTTTATTTGCAGTATTTCATTCACTCAATCCCAACTTCAATCTCATTGCATTTATTAATATTTTCCTGGCGGGTATTTTACTCGGCATCAATTATATCTACACAAAAAATTTATGGTTTTCCGTCTTCTTTCATTTCAGCTGGAATTTTTCCCAGGGACCGGTACTTGGTTTCCAGGTAAGTGGTATTGAGTTACCGACCTTATTACAGCAAAACATCAAGGGATCAATTTTATTAACCGGCGGACAATTTGGTTTGGAAGCATCCTGGCTTGCAACAGTTGCCATGAGTATTACAGCAATCATTCTATACTTCATTTTTCAGAAGAAATACAGTATAACGCCTGTTGAATAA
- a CDS encoding right-handed parallel beta-helix repeat-containing protein, translating into MIYNNDFSFNSGIGIGLYRSSNNRIMYNRVIFNVRGYSHGVYNRGQDSAGMLVYEQSNNNFFYGNNVTHGGDGFFLWAGQTTMDNGKGGCNDNVLYQNDFSYAPTNGIEVTFSRNKIIQNKMIECDHGIWGGYSFETMIAENQFGQNRIAIAIEHGLHNSIQQNSFTADKEAIRLWARKEQPADWGYAKYRDTRSAAYHITGNTFTNIPLAFNLNRTDSLFVFGNSFSGTINTKYKTDSTVLHLDTSSVSPVAILTPPIKEIKLPAGEIPNDVFSDSKQLAGRKNIHITDWGPYDFRYPIICNINPTDSSGIMKFDLMGPKGNWKIKSAKGVKNISALSGSFPATITLEKIKSTVTDIQIVLEYTGEAFTDAFGKSISAGQTHSFSFSKFFQPIDWAVRFFALDTSSYNPIREKILFAPNVRMRPVKTEQVNKIDYAWWGGIKADELHKQFITLSEATAKILPGMYELSVTWDDAVRIYIDNKLVLNEWNPALYKFDESPNRKIKIKLGGTHSFRVEHLELGGFATLSVKLNRLK; encoded by the coding sequence ATGATTTACAACAATGACTTTTCATTCAACTCAGGTATTGGCATTGGTTTATACCGCAGCAGCAATAACAGGATTATGTACAACCGTGTTATTTTTAATGTGCGTGGTTACAGTCATGGTGTGTACAACCGTGGCCAGGACAGCGCCGGTATGCTTGTGTATGAGCAGAGTAACAACAACTTTTTTTATGGAAACAATGTAACACATGGCGGAGATGGCTTTTTTCTCTGGGCCGGACAGACAACAATGGATAATGGCAAAGGAGGCTGTAATGATAATGTATTATATCAAAACGATTTTTCTTATGCTCCCACCAATGGCATTGAAGTAACATTCAGCCGTAACAAAATTATACAGAACAAAATGATTGAATGTGATCACGGTATATGGGGTGGTTACAGTTTTGAAACAATGATTGCTGAAAATCAATTTGGTCAGAATCGGATTGCAATTGCAATTGAGCATGGATTACATAACAGTATTCAGCAAAACAGTTTTACAGCAGATAAAGAAGCGATCAGGCTTTGGGCAAGAAAAGAACAGCCTGCGGATTGGGGTTATGCAAAATACCGTGACACAAGAAGTGCAGCATATCATATTACCGGAAATACATTTACAAATATTCCGCTTGCCTTTAATCTCAACAGAACGGATTCGCTTTTTGTCTTTGGCAATTCATTCAGCGGAACAATCAATACAAAATATAAAACTGATTCAACTGTGCTGCATTTGGACACATCGTCTGTAAGCCCGGTTGCTATTCTAACCCCACCCATCAAAGAAATAAAATTACCTGCCGGCGAAATTCCAAATGATGTTTTTTCTGACTCAAAACAACTGGCAGGCAGAAAAAATATTCACATTACAGATTGGGGACCTTATGATTTCCGTTACCCCATCATCTGCAATATTAATCCGACAGACAGTTCAGGTATCATGAAATTTGATTTGATGGGGCCAAAAGGTAACTGGAAAATAAAATCAGCAAAAGGTGTAAAAAACATTTCGGCACTAAGTGGAAGCTTTCCTGCAACCATTACTTTAGAGAAAATAAAATCAACAGTTACCGATATCCAAATTGTACTTGAATATACAGGTGAAGCATTTACAGATGCATTTGGAAAATCAATATCAGCAGGGCAAACTCACAGCTTTTCTTTTTCAAAGTTTTTTCAGCCAATTGACTGGGCAGTTCGCTTTTTTGCACTTGACACTTCCAGCTATAATCCCATCAGAGAAAAAATTTTGTTTGCACCCAATGTAAGAATGCGGCCTGTTAAAACAGAACAGGTGAACAAAATTGACTATGCATGGTGGGGAGGCATTAAGGCTGATGAGCTGCATAAACAGTTCATTACATTGTCGGAAGCAACAGCAAAGATTTTACCCGGTATGTATGAACTCTCAGTTACATGGGATGATGCAGTTCGTATTTATATTGACAACAAACTCGTACTGAACGAATGGAACCCTGCCTTATATAAATTCGACGAATCACCCAACAGGAAAATAAAAATCAAACTGGGAGGAACACATTCTTTCCGTGTTGAGCATCTTGAGCTGGGAGGTTTTGCAACTCTATCGGTTAAGCTGAACCGTTTGAAGTAG
- a CDS encoding nuclear transport factor 2 family protein, with product MILLIAFLFTACNNENKTTDATTSGTDTAAAAKQAPVELLGDELNAGYKAIWDNFSKGDVDAMTANFDDNARINFSGGDTLVGKKAITDYYKGRWKLLETLKFSEDIWLPIKANQSPNGIAQTGKWMLSWHRVDAKYKNGKSITFWAHNATHYNDVGKVDFIAQYIDRHPIIEATKDLMK from the coding sequence ATGATTCTGTTGATTGCATTCCTGTTTACTGCCTGCAACAACGAAAACAAAACGACTGATGCCACTACTTCAGGAACTGACACAGCAGCTGCTGCAAAACAGGCCCCCGTTGAATTACTGGGCGATGAACTCAATGCAGGTTACAAAGCCATCTGGGACAACTTTTCCAAAGGAGATGTTGATGCAATGACTGCCAACTTTGATGACAATGCCCGGATCAATTTTAGCGGGGGCGATACTCTCGTAGGGAAAAAGGCTATTACTGATTATTACAAAGGCAGATGGAAATTACTGGAAACATTAAAGTTTTCTGAGGATATCTGGTTACCCATCAAGGCAAATCAAAGTCCTAACGGCATAGCTCAAACCGGCAAATGGATGCTGTCGTGGCACAGAGTTGATGCAAAATATAAGAACGGTAAGAGTATTACATTCTGGGCACATAATGCAACGCACTATAATGATGTGGGTAAGGTTGATTTTATTGCACAGTACATCGACAGGCATCCAATTATTGAGGCAACAAAAGATTTGATGAAATAA
- a CDS encoding OmpA family protein gives MKIRFIAVSLLFIAISSTQTSAQILNPKKVLERKAINKTNQIINKKADQVVDSVFDNKKDPKATVKKDTIVNPSQGEQASLQAYSKFDFVPGEKVIYFDDFSQDAVGDFPALWTANAAGEINTLNIAPGKWFNLNSTDGNYFYLKSIEFPKNFIIEFDIVPKKTGGRIAAGLILYGESTPKEMDNSPHPGNGGLFISIEKANWNTMGYKAGAVEQLRGSSVLNPVEQEKVNHVIIWVQNRRVRIYHKAAKVLDMPTNIYDGTKFNRLCFRLSRGASCGSYISNFRITDASPDMRSKLITEGKLVSYGIYFDVNKDVVKPESYGTLKNIADVLTENPDVKIKIIGHTDADGADAANLDLSKRRAASVKNELVKIFGIDAARIETDGKGEVQPVAPNDTPSNKALNRRVEFIKQ, from the coding sequence TTGAAAGAAAAGCCATTAATAAAACCAACCAGATCATTAATAAAAAAGCCGACCAGGTGGTTGACAGTGTTTTCGACAATAAGAAAGATCCTAAGGCAACTGTAAAAAAAGACACAATAGTCAATCCTTCACAGGGTGAGCAGGCTTCGCTGCAGGCATATTCAAAATTTGATTTTGTACCCGGAGAAAAAGTAATCTATTTCGATGATTTCAGCCAGGATGCAGTGGGTGATTTTCCTGCCCTATGGACTGCAAATGCTGCCGGTGAAATAAACACATTGAATATTGCCCCGGGAAAATGGTTTAACCTGAACAGTACAGATGGAAATTATTTCTATTTAAAAAGCATTGAGTTCCCCAAAAACTTTATCATTGAATTTGATATTGTTCCTAAAAAAACCGGAGGCCGTATTGCCGCAGGTCTCATACTGTATGGAGAAAGTACACCTAAGGAAATGGATAACAGTCCTCATCCCGGGAACGGCGGTCTGTTTATATCCATCGAAAAAGCAAACTGGAACACGATGGGATACAAAGCAGGGGCAGTTGAACAACTCAGAGGGTCGTCTGTATTAAATCCAGTTGAACAGGAAAAAGTGAATCATGTCATTATCTGGGTACAGAACCGGAGAGTCCGGATTTATCACAAAGCAGCAAAAGTGCTTGACATGCCAACGAATATTTATGATGGAACCAAGTTTAACCGCCTTTGCTTCCGGCTATCAAGAGGAGCTTCTTGTGGATCATATATTTCCAACTTCAGAATTACCGATGCATCACCTGATATGCGCAGCAAACTCATTACTGAAGGAAAACTTGTGAGCTACGGAATTTATTTTGATGTGAATAAGGATGTGGTAAAACCTGAATCATATGGCACACTCAAAAATATTGCGGATGTGCTTACTGAAAATCCGGATGTTAAAATTAAAATCATTGGGCATACTGATGCCGACGGAGCAGACGCAGCCAACCTTGATCTTTCAAAACGCAGGGCCGCTTCTGTGAAAAATGAACTGGTGAAGATTTTTGGTATTGATGCAGCCCGCATTGAAACAGACGGTAAAGGTGAAGTACAACCCGTGGCACCAAATGATACCCCATCCAACAAGGCACTCAACCGAAGGGTGGAATTTATAAAACAGTAA
- the nudK gene encoding GDP-mannose pyrophosphatase NudK → MTDRINILKTEILSDNWYVLKKITYEYTKKDGSTQVQNREAYDRGNGATILLYNKEQQTVILTRQFRLPTFINGNESGMLIEACAGLLDKDNPEDCIRRETEEETGYKITDVRKVFEAYMSPGSVTEILYFFVAEYHHSMKVHEGGGIEHEQENIEVLELPVAKAMEMISTGEIKDGKTIMLLQYIKLHNLL, encoded by the coding sequence ATGACTGATCGTATAAACATTCTTAAAACCGAAATCCTTTCCGACAACTGGTATGTGCTGAAAAAAATCACTTATGAGTATACAAAAAAAGATGGCAGCACCCAGGTACAGAACAGGGAAGCATACGATCGTGGAAATGGAGCAACCATTTTGCTATATAATAAAGAACAGCAAACTGTTATTCTCACACGGCAGTTCAGGTTACCTACTTTCATTAATGGGAATGAATCGGGAATGCTGATTGAAGCATGTGCTGGTTTGTTAGACAAAGATAACCCGGAAGATTGCATCCGCAGGGAAACCGAAGAAGAAACCGGTTACAAAATCACTGATGTACGTAAAGTATTTGAAGCCTATATGTCGCCGGGATCTGTAACAGAAATCCTTTATTTCTTTGTTGCTGAATATCATCATTCAATGAAGGTTCATGAAGGTGGCGGTATTGAACATGAACAGGAAAATATTGAAGTGCTGGAACTGCCTGTTGCGAAAGCAATGGAAATGATCAGCACAGGTGAAATTAAGGATGGCAAAACAATCATGCTGCTGCAATATATTAAGCTGCATAACCTCTTATAA
- a CDS encoding SPFH domain-containing protein: protein MQFLVSYWWVLVLLFIIFSGLVTVNQGTIAVITLFGKYRRILRPGLGFKVPVLEQIYKRISIQNRSVELEFQAVTVDQANVYFKSMLLYSVQNPDEETIKKVAFKFVSDKDLMQALIRTVEGSIRAFVATKRQAEILTARREIVEYVKEQIDHSLEEWGYHLQDLQINDITFDQQIMESMSRVVASNNLKAAAENEGQALLITKTKGAEAEGNAIKIAAEAEREAARLRGQGVALFRQEVAKGMTEAAEQMKQANLDTNVILFSMWTEAVKNFAEYGKGNIIFLDGSASGMENTMKQIQALMVKQAGQ, encoded by the coding sequence ATGCAATTTCTTGTCAGTTATTGGTGGGTTCTTGTTCTGCTGTTTATCATTTTCAGCGGGTTGGTAACAGTTAACCAGGGAACCATTGCCGTTATTACTCTTTTTGGAAAATACCGCCGTATTCTGCGCCCGGGTTTGGGTTTTAAAGTTCCGGTGCTGGAGCAGATTTATAAGCGGATCAGTATTCAGAACCGCAGCGTGGAACTGGAGTTCCAGGCGGTAACCGTTGACCAGGCGAATGTGTATTTCAAAAGTATGTTGCTTTATTCCGTTCAGAATCCTGATGAAGAAACGATTAAGAAAGTAGCCTTCAAATTCGTAAGTGATAAAGACCTGATGCAGGCGTTGATCCGCACAGTAGAAGGTTCTATCCGTGCATTTGTTGCAACAAAGCGCCAGGCAGAAATTTTAACTGCCCGCCGTGAAATTGTGGAGTATGTAAAAGAACAGATTGATCATTCACTCGAAGAGTGGGGATATCACCTGCAGGATCTGCAGATCAATGATATTACGTTCGATCAGCAGATCATGGAAAGTATGAGCCGTGTAGTGGCAAGTAACAACTTAAAAGCTGCTGCAGAAAATGAAGGACAGGCTTTGCTCATCACCAAAACAAAAGGTGCAGAAGCAGAAGGTAATGCCATTAAAATTGCTGCAGAAGCAGAACGTGAAGCTGCCCGTTTGCGTGGACAGGGTGTTGCTCTCTTCCGCCAGGAAGTGGCCAAGGGTATGACAGAAGCGGCTGAGCAAATGAAGCAGGCCAATCTTGATACCAATGTGATCCTCTTCAGTATGTGGACAGAAGCTGTGAAGAATTTTGCCGAGTACGGAAAAGGAAATATTATTTTCTTAGATGGAAGTGCAAGCGGTATGGAAAATACAATGAAACAGATACAGGCACTGATGGTAAAACAGGCAGGGCAGTAA
- a CDS encoding DUF998 domain-containing protein, translating into MERIRSQYNSLAAIIFALLIIAAHLVAPATYDMVKNTISDLGSQGYEYKAIMQTGFILFGVILMMGISLNEISLRTMPLLIYALLVALSGIFCARPILNEEALISSEMQSILHPIFAQAAGVAFSIGILLQIFYAESKKRKTIHFLFLIAVIGLSIAFGLNHEFPGIIQRVLYLVSLLWLAVFYKP; encoded by the coding sequence ATGGAACGGATCAGATCACAATACAACAGCTTAGCAGCAATTATTTTTGCACTGTTAATTATTGCTGCACACCTGGTGGCTCCGGCCACTTACGACATGGTTAAAAATACCATCAGTGATTTAGGATCACAGGGCTACGAATACAAAGCCATAATGCAGACGGGCTTTATCCTCTTCGGTGTAATTCTGATGATGGGCATCAGTTTAAATGAAATAAGTCTGCGTACAATGCCCCTTTTAATTTATGCTTTGCTGGTTGCCTTATCAGGGATTTTCTGCGCCAGGCCAATTTTAAACGAAGAAGCGCTTATCTCCTCAGAAATGCAATCGATCCTGCATCCAATTTTTGCACAGGCCGCAGGTGTTGCATTTAGTATAGGTATTTTACTGCAGATCTTTTATGCAGAAAGTAAAAAACGGAAAACAATTCATTTTCTTTTTTTGATAGCGGTCATTGGTCTTTCCATTGCATTTGGATTGAATCATGAGTTCCCCGGTATTATTCAGCGGGTTTTGTATTTGGTGAGTTTACTATGGCTGGCGGTGTTTTATAAACCATAA
- a CDS encoding c-type cytochrome, with amino-acid sequence MRKPVLLVAITVIVIFLINSCNTQPVEQKETAAAPSAEDNLKEGERLVAALDCEICHSPKRMGPKGPEVIPEFRFGGHQAGTQLPPIEEKALKSGWVLFAPDFTSFVGPWGQSYSGNISSDSTGIGMWTEDQFKKVIREGKFKGLDNTRPILPPMPWEAYKNLTDDEISKVFAFLKTTKPVKNVVPQAKINPPPKM; translated from the coding sequence ATGCGTAAACCAGTTCTACTGGTGGCAATCACTGTGATTGTCATCTTCCTTATTAATTCCTGTAACACCCAGCCGGTTGAACAAAAAGAAACAGCCGCAGCCCCCAGTGCTGAAGACAATTTAAAAGAAGGTGAACGTCTTGTTGCTGCTCTTGATTGTGAAATCTGTCATTCGCCCAAGCGTATGGGGCCGAAAGGTCCTGAAGTGATTCCTGAATTTCGTTTCGGCGGACATCAGGCCGGCACACAGCTTCCTCCTATTGAGGAAAAGGCTTTAAAGTCGGGCTGGGTATTGTTTGCCCCTGATTTCACTTCTTTTGTTGGCCCATGGGGACAGTCATACTCAGGCAATATCAGCAGCGATTCAACCGGTATTGGCATGTGGACAGAAGATCAGTTTAAAAAAGTTATCCGTGAAGGAAAGTTCAAAGGGCTTGATAATACAAGACCTATTTTGCCCCCCATGCCATGGGAAGCTTACAAAAATTTAACAGATGACGAGATCAGTAAAGTATTTGCATTTTTAAAAACAACCAAACCGGTTAAGAATGTTGTACCCCAGGCAAAGATTAATCCTCCGCCGAAAATGTAA